A part of Maridesulfovibrio hydrothermalis AM13 = DSM 14728 genomic DNA contains:
- a CDS encoding TrkH family potassium uptake protein has product MKSKASSPFWMPIYAFLAAVITGGLILKLDVCHPGKELSFLDAIFTATSAVCVTGLAVVDTGAFFSRTGQSVILCLIQLGGLGIMTYASLVIYLLGKKVSAADRIAVSQTLIHDPSFNMGKFVVGVVTAVLSFEAIGALLLNRMDPVGFHLYSAVFHSVSAFCNAGFSLYSDSLTTWKDHLGINAVFMVLIIMGGLGFYVMTELWQKLGNFICRRKTEVTAHAFSWHTRVVLETSFFLIAAGGIVLFLTEGMKPHSLKGSNFNELAALFQSVTCRTAGFNSVEISSLTNISLLIMISLMLIGGSPGSCAGGLKTTTFRTWLAFIISKIKGHSQVRVGWYALTRESVNRALTLLTLASVILGSAIVLLSLTEGSHLPHIEARGHFIEITFEAVSAFATVGLSTGLTPGLSDAGKIIIIILMFVGRLGPVWLLTAINSWQSEPRFRLPEDDLPLG; this is encoded by the coding sequence ATGAAATCAAAAGCGTCTTCACCATTCTGGATGCCTATTTACGCATTCCTCGCCGCTGTTATCACAGGCGGCCTGATTCTGAAACTGGACGTCTGCCATCCGGGAAAAGAACTGTCTTTTCTTGATGCCATATTTACAGCAACCTCGGCAGTATGTGTTACAGGTCTTGCGGTTGTTGACACCGGGGCCTTTTTCAGCCGGACCGGACAAAGCGTGATTTTATGTCTGATTCAGCTCGGAGGGCTGGGCATCATGACCTACGCCAGCCTTGTCATATATCTGCTGGGGAAAAAAGTCAGCGCAGCCGACCGCATCGCCGTCAGTCAAACGCTGATCCATGACCCTTCATTTAATATGGGCAAGTTTGTTGTCGGCGTTGTTACGGCGGTTCTGTCGTTTGAAGCCATCGGTGCGCTTCTCCTCAACCGCATGGACCCCGTAGGCTTTCATCTCTACTCTGCCGTATTTCATTCTGTATCGGCCTTCTGCAATGCCGGTTTTTCCCTTTATTCCGACAGTCTGACTACATGGAAAGACCACTTGGGCATCAACGCAGTCTTCATGGTCCTTATTATCATGGGGGGACTTGGTTTTTACGTCATGACCGAACTATGGCAGAAGCTGGGCAACTTTATATGCAGACGTAAAACCGAAGTAACAGCGCACGCCTTTTCATGGCATACCCGCGTTGTGCTCGAAACCTCCTTTTTTCTGATCGCAGCCGGCGGGATTGTTCTCTTTCTGACGGAAGGGATGAAACCTCATTCCCTCAAAGGTTCAAATTTCAATGAGCTTGCAGCCCTTTTCCAATCTGTAACCTGCCGCACCGCAGGGTTTAACTCAGTCGAAATATCAAGTCTGACCAACATTTCTTTATTGATCATGATTTCACTCATGCTCATCGGCGGTTCGCCCGGTTCATGTGCCGGAGGACTCAAAACAACAACTTTCCGCACATGGCTGGCTTTCATTATCTCCAAAATAAAAGGACATTCTCAGGTACGTGTCGGCTGGTATGCCCTGACCAGAGAAAGCGTCAACCGGGCCTTGACTTTACTGACTCTTGCCAGCGTAATCCTAGGTTCTGCAATCGTTCTGCTCAGCTTAACCGAAGGCAGCCATCTGCCCCACATTGAAGCCAGAGGACATTTCATAGAGATAACCTTCGAAGCCGTTTCAGCCTTTGCCACAGTAGGCCTTTCCACCGGATTGACCCCGGGGTTAAGCGATGCCGGAAAAATTATAATTATCATCCTGATGTTTGTAGGAAGGTTAGGACCGGTCTGGCTGCTTACCGCCATAAACAGCTGGCAAAGTGAACCGCGCTTTCGTCTGCCCGAGGACGATCTCCCTTTGGGATAA
- a CDS encoding ATP-binding cassette domain-containing protein, producing MSLMSVNDLSMSFGGPLLLNKISFQVERGQRICIVGRNGEGKSTLLRLMSGDLVPDSGNIASKKGVTVARLSQKVPEVLEGSVFEVVASGLGELGSALTRYHAVSLEVANGGDVAKLSEVEDVMERHGGWEAMTTIEMVISRLSLSPEMRFEKLSGGLKRRALLARALASKPDILLLDEPTNHLDIDSIAWLEEFIVKNIKTLIFITHDRMFLRRIATRIIELDRGNLADWSCDYDTFLKRKEDLLAAEEKNWSEFDKKLAREETWIRQGIKARRTRNEGRVRALKKLREERKLRRERTGKANIEIQNAARSGKIVAETINASFSWDGVPVFKNLNATITRGDRIGIIGPNGAGKTTLIQVLLGNLKPESGQVKLGTKLEVSYFDQHREQLDPQKSVRDSVADGNDTVTINGRDKHIMGYLKDFLFAPERANSPVSVLSGGERNRLLLARLFTRPSNLLVMDEPTNDLDAETLELLEDRIMEYPGTVIIVSHDRMFLNNVVTGTIAFEGNAEVREYVGGYDDWIRQRPQGEEKVKPKLTKVKASKPPVQQTPQKLSYKEQREYDGLKAELVELPVKIEELETAIEKIQMLMVDSDFYRKSAQEMAATQAKLEALESEHETTFERWEEVEAKLEEYRGRGSK from the coding sequence ATGTCTTTAATGAGTGTAAATGATCTGAGCATGTCTTTCGGCGGACCGCTGCTGCTGAATAAAATTTCTTTTCAGGTAGAAAGGGGACAACGTATCTGCATTGTCGGACGTAACGGTGAAGGAAAATCCACCCTGCTCCGTCTCATGAGCGGCGATCTTGTGCCTGACAGCGGCAATATTGCCAGCAAAAAAGGCGTTACCGTGGCCCGCTTGTCCCAGAAAGTTCCTGAAGTTCTAGAAGGTTCTGTTTTCGAAGTTGTTGCCAGTGGACTGGGAGAACTGGGATCAGCTCTTACCAGATACCATGCCGTCAGCCTTGAAGTTGCAAACGGCGGCGATGTCGCAAAACTTTCTGAAGTAGAAGATGTAATGGAAAGGCATGGCGGATGGGAAGCCATGACTACCATTGAAATGGTTATATCCCGTCTTTCTCTTTCACCCGAAATGCGTTTTGAAAAACTTTCCGGAGGCTTGAAACGCCGCGCCCTGCTGGCCCGTGCTCTTGCCAGCAAACCGGATATCCTGCTCCTTGATGAGCCTACCAACCATCTTGATATCGACTCAATTGCATGGCTTGAAGAGTTTATTGTTAAAAACATCAAAACTCTCATCTTTATTACTCATGACCGCATGTTCCTGCGCCGTATTGCCACCCGCATCATTGAGCTGGACCGCGGCAACCTTGCGGACTGGTCCTGCGATTATGATACTTTCCTCAAACGCAAAGAAGACCTGCTTGCAGCCGAAGAGAAAAACTGGTCCGAATTTGATAAAAAACTCGCCCGTGAAGAAACATGGATCAGACAGGGCATCAAAGCACGCCGCACCAGAAATGAAGGACGAGTTCGCGCCCTGAAAAAACTGCGTGAAGAACGCAAACTCAGGCGCGAGCGCACCGGAAAAGCAAATATTGAAATTCAGAATGCCGCGCGCTCCGGAAAAATTGTCGCTGAAACAATCAATGCTTCATTTTCATGGGATGGAGTGCCGGTTTTTAAAAACCTGAATGCAACCATAACCCGCGGTGACCGCATCGGCATCATCGGCCCCAACGGAGCAGGCAAGACCACTCTTATTCAGGTTCTGCTTGGTAACCTCAAACCTGAATCGGGACAGGTCAAACTCGGGACAAAGCTTGAAGTTTCATATTTTGACCAGCACCGCGAACAGCTTGATCCTCAAAAATCTGTGCGTGACAGCGTAGCTGACGGCAACGATACCGTTACCATCAACGGGCGCGACAAGCACATAATGGGTTATCTGAAAGATTTTCTTTTCGCACCGGAAAGAGCCAATTCTCCGGTAAGCGTACTTTCCGGCGGAGAACGCAACCGTCTGCTTTTGGCAAGGCTGTTCACCCGCCCTTCCAACCTGCTGGTAATGGATGAACCTACCAACGACCTTGACGCTGAGACCCTTGAGCTGCTGGAAGACCGCATCATGGAATACCCCGGCACGGTTATCATTGTCAGCCATGACCGTATGTTTCTGAACAACGTTGTGACCGGAACCATTGCCTTTGAAGGTAATGCCGAAGTGCGGGAATACGTAGGCGGATACGATGACTGGATAAGACAGCGTCCGCAAGGGGAGGAAAAAGTAAAACCCAAGCTTACTAAAGTGAAAGCAAGTAAACCTCCGGTCCAGCAGACTCCGCAAAAACTGAGCTACAAAGAACAGCGCGAGTATGACGGACTTAAAGCGGAACTGGTCGAACTTCCGGTAAAAATTGAAGAACTGGAGACCGCTATTGAAAAAATTCAAATGCTTATGGTCGACTCTGATTTCTATAGAAAATCAGCTCAGGAAATGGCCGCAACACAGGCAAAGCTTGAGGCTCTTGAAAGTGAGCATGAAACCACTTTTGAACGCTGGGAGGAAGTGGAGGCCAAACTTGAGGAGTACCGGGGACGGGGCAGTAAGTAG
- a CDS encoding acyl-CoA dehydratase activase translates to MKKSLGICAGASTISMVLIGKENGRTIILNTVSISHEGDPAGTVLRGLNKISPPAGVRTAITGRKFRHLLDLPSISEPQALEAAVEYNRLVDHGYRTLLSAGGETFMAYLLDSSGKVETVHTGNKCASGTGEFLVQQLGRMNLDLESMGGMDENVAAHKVSGRCSVFCKSDCTHALNKGTDKEAVVAGLARMMSGKCLELLRKLPAKKVALIGSCSLNKFMVRELRKEIPDLHIPEYAHCLEALGTALWAGENGTVPADDFNSLIRKGDTGFTYLPPLGSFIDSVTFHESRQVNFTPGSELALGLDVGSTTTKGVLIDLNSTQIVASCYLRTDGDPIGASRRVYADLASQVPAGTAAKVLGVTGSGRNIAGLHAGTEGIINEITAHATAAVHYDPEVDTIFEIGGQDAKYTWLKNAVPCDYAMNEACSAGTGSFLEESAKETLGIEVTEIADIAFKGTNPPNFNDQCAAFIGSDLKLAAQDGVPLEDMVAGLVYSICINYANRVKGNRTVGNKIFMQGGVCYNKAVPVAMAALTGTRIIVPPHPGLTGAFGVALEAAKRSAQGLLAKGRFEPAELAKREVNYKPPFICNGKGRDCDLGCSISRIEIQGKTFPFGGICNRFDNSKVSKDITQGEDLVLWREKRVFRDLCRPVEGQPVIGMNRSLLMNTWFPLFNAFFKELGFGVILPEAIDPDSIEQKGAPFCHPVELAHGSMGELLKLDTDHIFLPHLRSMPLKSGDRSSTCVLVQGEPYYLRSAFPELEKKSVLSPVIHMQEGISQVRKALLGTAAMLGAGVNRATSAFDTAMNVQDRFFADLKHKGEEFIRELEKSEDREAIALLGRPYNAFSAWANKSIPAKFATRGVSIIPCDMLPRSEGCSEKLNMYWATGEQIMDSAALIANHPQLYGTYITNFSCGPDSFLLSNFRKVMGKKPSLTLELDSHTADAGIETRLEAFLDIISGYKMMAEKDSPPSATFKQARCEAQDKVLGITDSNGKWHPVTDPAVTILIPSLGEISTDFLAAAMRRDNIKYKVLPHASEQDLNLGRNNSSCKECLPLQLTAGALLNHLTHRDKSEIALFLMPKAKGPCRFGQYSIFMNDLIERLEIQNLAIFAPSSTDGYGGLSTKVTLGMWQGLVAGSILEDIHATIITAAKDKKNALRLFWQVRQDLLDAMISWKKFSKALQKAAGDLSAIELAKPVEEYPVISLLGEIYVRHDPLARRGLPERLSGQGFIVRVAPVLEWMKYTDWLNRNNIEGKAGIKTIITQGVKYYFEKRIRSILSKSGMLYFPEPDIKKIVRKAKPHLSEQLTGEAILTIGSSLHEIMSPSCGVISIGPFGCMPSRVAESILSEKFRAVSAGNKASSILENDSRLPFLAIETDGNPFPQLIEARLEAFCLQASRLHKKMLLKKIS, encoded by the coding sequence ATGAAAAAATCACTGGGTATCTGCGCCGGAGCCTCAACCATCAGCATGGTTCTTATCGGCAAAGAAAACGGCAGAACAATAATCCTGAATACTGTTTCCATCAGCCACGAAGGAGATCCTGCTGGAACTGTCCTGAGAGGTCTTAATAAAATAAGTCCGCCAGCCGGAGTCCGCACCGCTATCACCGGACGGAAATTCAGACATCTGCTTGACCTGCCCTCCATATCTGAACCGCAGGCTCTTGAAGCTGCTGTTGAATATAACAGACTTGTTGACCACGGCTACCGCACCCTGCTCAGTGCAGGCGGTGAAACTTTCATGGCCTACCTGCTGGACTCCAGCGGCAAGGTTGAAACTGTCCACACAGGAAATAAATGCGCTTCCGGAACCGGAGAATTCCTAGTGCAGCAGCTTGGACGCATGAACCTTGATCTGGAAAGCATGGGCGGTATGGATGAAAATGTTGCCGCGCACAAGGTTTCAGGACGCTGCTCCGTTTTCTGCAAAAGCGACTGTACCCATGCTTTAAATAAAGGAACGGATAAAGAAGCCGTTGTTGCAGGACTGGCCCGCATGATGTCCGGAAAATGTCTGGAACTGTTACGCAAGCTTCCTGCAAAAAAAGTTGCCCTCATCGGAAGTTGTTCACTTAACAAATTTATGGTTCGCGAACTGCGTAAAGAAATCCCTGATCTGCATATCCCTGAATACGCCCACTGCCTTGAAGCTCTCGGCACAGCTCTATGGGCCGGAGAAAATGGAACTGTTCCAGCGGATGATTTTAATTCACTGATCCGTAAAGGTGATACCGGATTTACTTATCTGCCCCCCCTTGGATCATTTATTGATTCGGTTACCTTCCACGAGAGCAGGCAGGTAAATTTTACTCCGGGCAGTGAGCTTGCGCTCGGCCTTGATGTCGGGTCAACCACAACCAAAGGAGTGCTGATTGACCTGAACAGCACACAAATCGTAGCCTCATGCTATCTGCGCACCGACGGTGACCCCATTGGTGCTTCGCGCCGCGTCTATGCTGATCTGGCAAGTCAGGTTCCTGCCGGAACTGCGGCAAAGGTTCTCGGGGTTACCGGATCAGGCCGCAACATCGCGGGCCTGCATGCAGGCACAGAAGGCATCATCAATGAAATCACAGCTCACGCCACAGCCGCGGTGCATTATGATCCTGAAGTAGACACCATTTTTGAAATTGGCGGTCAGGATGCAAAATACACATGGCTTAAAAATGCCGTCCCCTGCGATTATGCAATGAACGAGGCATGCAGCGCCGGAACCGGATCTTTTCTGGAGGAAAGTGCCAAGGAAACTTTGGGGATTGAAGTAACCGAGATAGCAGATATAGCTTTCAAGGGAACAAATCCACCTAACTTCAATGACCAGTGCGCAGCCTTTATCGGTTCAGACTTAAAACTTGCGGCGCAGGACGGCGTGCCTCTGGAGGACATGGTTGCCGGACTGGTTTATTCAATATGCATCAACTACGCTAACAGAGTTAAAGGCAATCGTACTGTTGGCAATAAAATTTTTATGCAAGGCGGGGTCTGCTACAACAAAGCCGTTCCTGTCGCCATGGCAGCTCTTACCGGAACCAGAATTATTGTCCCGCCTCACCCAGGTTTAACCGGAGCTTTCGGTGTTGCCCTTGAGGCGGCAAAACGATCCGCACAGGGACTCCTTGCCAAGGGAAGATTTGAACCGGCAGAACTTGCGAAGCGGGAGGTTAACTATAAACCACCGTTCATCTGCAACGGGAAAGGACGTGACTGCGATTTAGGCTGTTCTATTTCACGGATTGAAATTCAAGGTAAGACCTTTCCCTTTGGCGGGATATGCAACCGTTTTGATAACTCCAAAGTTTCAAAAGATATCACACAAGGCGAAGATCTGGTTCTATGGCGTGAGAAGAGAGTCTTTCGCGACCTGTGCAGGCCGGTTGAAGGACAGCCTGTTATCGGCATGAACCGCTCTCTCCTTATGAACACATGGTTCCCGCTGTTCAATGCTTTTTTTAAAGAACTCGGTTTTGGAGTCATACTTCCTGAAGCAATTGATCCGGATTCCATTGAACAGAAAGGAGCACCTTTCTGCCATCCGGTTGAGCTGGCCCACGGCAGCATGGGAGAACTTCTAAAACTTGACACTGATCACATCTTTCTGCCTCATCTACGTTCCATGCCTCTTAAAAGCGGCGACAGGTCGAGTACCTGCGTATTAGTACAGGGCGAGCCTTATTACCTGCGCTCCGCCTTTCCTGAACTGGAAAAAAAATCCGTGCTGAGTCCGGTTATTCATATGCAGGAAGGCATTTCACAAGTCCGCAAGGCTCTGCTTGGAACAGCCGCCATGCTTGGCGCCGGCGTAAACAGGGCAACCAGTGCCTTTGACACAGCAATGAATGTACAGGACCGATTTTTCGCCGACCTGAAACACAAAGGTGAAGAGTTTATCCGCGAACTGGAAAAGTCAGAAGACAGAGAAGCCATAGCCCTGCTTGGCAGGCCGTATAATGCATTCAGTGCGTGGGCAAACAAGTCCATTCCCGCAAAATTTGCCACTCGCGGAGTATCGATTATCCCCTGCGATATGCTGCCGCGCAGTGAAGGGTGCAGCGAAAAACTTAATATGTACTGGGCCACAGGTGAACAGATCATGGACTCTGCCGCTCTGATTGCAAATCATCCGCAATTATATGGAACATATATTACAAATTTCTCCTGCGGTCCCGACTCATTTCTGCTCAGCAATTTCAGAAAAGTCATGGGAAAAAAACCATCCCTGACCCTTGAACTGGACAGTCACACCGCTGATGCCGGAATTGAAACCCGCCTTGAAGCTTTTCTCGATATTATCAGCGGATACAAAATGATGGCAGAAAAAGACAGCCCGCCTTCTGCAACCTTCAAACAAGCCAGATGCGAAGCTCAGGACAAGGTTCTCGGGATAACAGACTCAAACGGGAAATGGCATCCAGTCACCGATCCGGCAGTTACAATCCTTATCCCCAGCCTTGGCGAAATTAGTACTGACTTTTTAGCCGCTGCCATGCGCCGGGACAATATTAAATACAAAGTATTGCCTCATGCCAGCGAGCAGGATTTAAATCTGGGCCGCAACAATTCATCATGCAAAGAATGCCTGCCCCTGCAACTCACAGCCGGCGCCTTGCTGAATCACCTTACGCACCGTGATAAATCAGAAATTGCTCTTTTCCTGATGCCCAAAGCCAAAGGGCCATGCAGGTTCGGCCAATATTCAATTTTCATGAATGATTTGATTGAAAGACTTGAAATCCAAAATCTTGCTATTTTCGCTCCCAGTTCCACCGACGGTTACGGAGGACTGTCCACGAAAGTAACTTTAGGCATGTGGCAGGGCCTTGTTGCCGGCTCTATACTGGAAGACATTCACGCTACAATCATAACGGCAGCCAAGGACAAAAAGAATGCGCTGAGGTTGTTCTGGCAGGTCAGGCAGGATTTGCTTGATGCCATGATCAGCTGGAAAAAATTCTCTAAAGCCCTGCAAAAGGCAGCCGGCGATTTATCAGCAATAGAACTTGCCAAACCGGTTGAAGAATATCCGGTCATTTCTCTACTCGGGGAGATATATGTCCGCCATGACCCGCTGGCACGGCGCGGACTTCCCGAGCGGTTATCCGGACAGGGGTTCATTGTACGCGTTGCTCCGGTGCTGGAATGGATGAAATACACTGACTGGCTTAACCGCAACAACATCGAAGGCAAAGCCGGAATTAAAACGATCATCACGCAGGGCGTAAAATATTATTTTGAAAAACGAATCCGCTCCATACTTTCCAAAAGCGGCATGCTCTATTTTCCGGAACCGGATATAAAAAAGATCGTACGCAAGGCAAAGCCGCATCTTTCCGAGCAGCTGACTGGTGAAGCCATTCTGACCATTGGATCATCGCTGCATGAAATAATGTCGCCGTCCTGCGGTGTCATATCCATCGGACCGTTCGGATGCATGCCTTCCAGAGTGGCCGAATCTATTTTGAGTGAAAAATTCAGAGCTGTATCTGCCGGAAATAAAGCTTCATCTATTTTAGAGAATGATTCACGGCTGCCGTTTCTGGCCATAGAAACGGACGGCAACCCCTTTCCGCAACTTATCGAAGCAAGGCTCGAAGCCTTTTGCCTGCAAGCCTCACGGCTGCATAAAAAGATGCTCTTAAAAAAAATATCATAA
- a CDS encoding Hpt domain-containing protein — protein sequence MTTGDRLLDIFQEETLERLDHLEEGLLNLENCTSECTPELINSIFRDAHSIKAGSNLLKLKRIEELSHKLENVLEMIRSEGLIPTELIITASLEAVDKLRVLIEDILNSDSKSIRLQKTMLEVSVQRALSGEN from the coding sequence ATGACTACTGGCGATAGGTTACTGGACATATTTCAGGAAGAAACTTTAGAACGTCTCGACCATCTTGAGGAAGGGCTGCTCAACTTGGAGAATTGTACATCCGAGTGCACACCTGAGCTTATTAATTCTATTTTTAGAGATGCTCATTCTATTAAAGCCGGCTCAAACTTGCTTAAGCTTAAAAGGATAGAAGAACTTTCACATAAGCTTGAAAATGTACTTGAAATGATTCGTTCGGAAGGATTGATTCCCACTGAACTTATAATTACCGCTTCGCTCGAAGCTGTTGATAAATTGCGGGTTCTGATTGAAGATATTTTGAATAGTGACAGCAAAAGCATTCGCTTGCAGAAAACCATGCTGGAAGTTTCCGTGCAGAGGGCTTTGTCCGGCGAAAATTAA
- a CDS encoding glutaminyl-peptide cyclotransferase — protein sequence MQRYRPIYFFITITIILHLFAAKSYARVFLTAPIVKCEMLNHFPHDDRAFTQGFLYYEGMFYESTGKHGRSSIRKTELETGLLRNEVRLARKLFGEGICAWKDKIYQLTWQAGKCFVYDAGSLARREVFKYKGQGWGLTTDGQFIFQSNGSSILTLRDPYDFARIKKLQIMDGKTKVYKLNELEYINGLIYCNIWKEDRIAVIDPADAMVKQWIDISSLRPLAGDKAEAANGIAWDAGGKRLYVTGKFWNKIFEIKLPAIEQSNSAK from the coding sequence ATGCAACGATACCGCCCCATTTATTTTTTTATTACTATTACCATAATATTGCACCTTTTTGCTGCAAAAAGCTATGCCCGCGTTTTTTTAACCGCTCCGATTGTCAAGTGTGAAATGTTAAATCATTTTCCTCATGACGACAGGGCCTTTACACAGGGTTTTTTGTATTATGAAGGAATGTTCTATGAAAGTACCGGAAAGCATGGTCGCTCCTCAATACGCAAAACCGAGCTTGAAACGGGCCTGCTCAGAAACGAAGTGCGCCTCGCCCGCAAGCTGTTCGGTGAAGGTATTTGTGCATGGAAAGACAAAATTTATCAGCTTACATGGCAGGCCGGTAAATGTTTTGTGTATGATGCAGGATCTCTTGCCCGCAGGGAGGTCTTCAAATACAAAGGACAAGGATGGGGACTGACAACAGACGGGCAGTTTATTTTTCAAAGCAATGGATCATCCATACTCACCCTGCGCGATCCATACGATTTTGCCAGAATTAAAAAACTGCAAATCATGGACGGGAAGACAAAAGTCTATAAACTGAATGAACTGGAATACATCAACGGACTGATTTATTGCAATATCTGGAAGGAAGACCGCATTGCCGTGATCGACCCCGCAGACGCAATGGTCAAACAATGGATTGATATTTCCAGCCTGCGCCCTCTGGCCGGAGATAAAGCTGAAGCTGCCAACGGCATCGCATGGGACGCCGGCGGCAAACGGCTTTATGTTACCGGAAAATTCTGGAATAAAATTTTCGAAATCAAACTACCCGCAATAGAGCAATCAAATTCAGCCAAATAA
- a CDS encoding flavodoxin, producing MSKSLIVYGSTTGNTETAAEYALEGLKSKGIDVELKNVTEVEISELSNGYDLVLFGCSTWGEDEIELQDDFIPLYESLEEADLKGKKVSVFGCGDSDYTYFCGAVDAIEEKLEKMGAIVVNDTLKIDGDPDRTEITQWAAELAEKI from the coding sequence ATGTCAAAATCACTGATTGTATACGGCTCAACCACCGGCAACACAGAAACCGCAGCAGAATACGCTTTGGAAGGTCTGAAATCCAAAGGCATTGATGTGGAACTTAAAAACGTAACCGAAGTTGAAATCAGCGAACTTTCAAATGGTTATGACCTTGTACTTTTCGGCTGCTCCACATGGGGTGAGGACGAAATTGAATTGCAGGATGATTTTATCCCCCTCTACGAATCCCTTGAAGAAGCAGATCTGAAAGGTAAAAAAGTATCAGTGTTCGGCTGCGGGGATTCGGACTACACCTATTTTTGCGGCGCAGTTGATGCCATCGAAGAAAAGCTTGAAAAAATGGGAGCTATTGTCGTTAATGACACTCTCAAAATCGACGGCGACCCGGACCGCACGGAAATAACCCAGTGGGCCGCAGAACTGGCTGAAAAAATTTAA
- a CDS encoding tetratricopeptide repeat protein: MNADTTFFNYKPSSGKDKNGERKLVTVVSLRSEADKKGKKYFLAQKLDGGFFELQELNEKKVPSGSSKNVTTDDFATEYTLELDYWHQEVRPSMDRLNRTLERGEVHREHGELYSAEMEYADALEVDEGNVRATFGLGQTYFEKGDVEKAQEVFSKVLQMKTAFAAKHKHMFNDFGISMRKNGLYREALQYYNRGIDLDSDDENLFFNIARTHYEAGDWENCFRYLTLCLEKNRGVEEARKFCNYLVKKSTSDDHMLKELSSADNTSSLRSDILNLLRKMQLAAGVDLDDAIEKTHEIRDRMIELEEEDMKIKEIEKNLYNLDDDF, translated from the coding sequence ATGAACGCTGACACAACTTTTTTTAACTACAAACCATCGTCAGGAAAAGATAAAAATGGAGAACGAAAATTAGTAACAGTAGTTTCCTTGCGTTCTGAAGCTGATAAAAAAGGCAAAAAATATTTTCTGGCTCAAAAGCTGGACGGCGGTTTTTTTGAACTTCAGGAGTTGAATGAAAAAAAAGTTCCGTCCGGTTCATCAAAAAATGTCACCACTGACGATTTCGCAACAGAATATACCCTTGAACTGGACTACTGGCATCAGGAAGTACGTCCATCTATGGATCGATTGAATAGAACTCTGGAACGCGGTGAAGTGCATCGGGAGCATGGAGAGCTGTACAGCGCGGAGATGGAATACGCTGACGCACTTGAAGTAGACGAAGGAAATGTCCGTGCAACTTTCGGACTGGGGCAGACATACTTTGAAAAAGGGGATGTGGAAAAAGCGCAGGAGGTTTTTTCAAAAGTCCTGCAAATGAAAACAGCTTTTGCTGCAAAGCATAAACACATGTTCAACGATTTCGGCATATCGATGCGCAAAAACGGCCTGTACCGTGAAGCTTTACAATATTATAATCGAGGCATTGACTTAGATAGTGATGATGAAAATCTTTTCTTCAACATAGCCCGTACCCACTATGAGGCCGGAGACTGGGAAAATTGTTTTCGTTATTTGACTCTGTGTCTGGAAAAGAACCGCGGAGTGGAGGAAGCACGTAAATTCTGCAATTATCTGGTCAAAAAGAGTACCTCTGATGATCATATGCTTAAAGAATTAAGCTCAGCTGACAACACTAGTTCCCTGCGCAGCGATATTCTTAATCTGCTGCGTAAAATGCAGCTTGCCGCAGGGGTGGATCTGGATGACGCTATTGAAAAGACTCACGAAATCAGAGATCGCATGATAGAGCTTGAAGAGGAGGACATGAAGATCAAGGAGATTGAAAAAAATCTCTACAACCTTGATGATGATTTTTAA
- a CDS encoding potassium channel family protein produces MSDKIEVGVIGLGKFGLELALNLRKLGHNVVGVDTGEERVKAAKPFLAQVFQADGTDQQTLEQLSFQDFDYVVVSTGDSMEASILVVLNLQEMGVNKIWVKAISEAHKKVLKKMGVDFVVFPEHFAAKQLAHKLSTPGMIEYLSMGHDVLIKEREAGDWTGKTLIDLNLTNNYQVQVIAIRKNGSEELDFVPKANQPLGSNDVLILIGARENLIKLPDS; encoded by the coding sequence ATGTCAGATAAAATAGAAGTCGGTGTAATCGGACTTGGCAAATTTGGCTTAGAGCTGGCTCTTAACTTGCGCAAACTTGGTCATAACGTTGTCGGCGTTGATACTGGTGAAGAACGTGTTAAGGCGGCAAAACCCTTTTTAGCGCAGGTTTTTCAAGCTGACGGCACAGACCAGCAGACTTTGGAACAACTCAGCTTTCAGGATTTCGACTATGTTGTTGTGTCAACAGGTGATTCCATGGAAGCCAGCATTCTGGTTGTTTTGAACCTTCAGGAAATGGGGGTCAATAAAATCTGGGTTAAGGCTATCAGCGAGGCTCATAAAAAAGTTCTCAAAAAGATGGGCGTTGATTTTGTTGTTTTTCCTGAACACTTTGCGGCCAAGCAACTTGCTCATAAGCTTTCCACCCCGGGCATGATCGAATATTTATCTATGGGCCACGATGTGCTTATCAAGGAGCGGGAGGCTGGCGACTGGACGGGCAAAACTTTAATAGATCTCAACCTGACCAATAATTATCAGGTACAGGTTATTGCCATCAGGAAAAATGGTTCCGAAGAGCTGGATTTTGTTCCTAAAGCTAATCAGCCGCTTGGCTCAAATGATGTTCTGATCCTCATCGGCGCACGGGAAAATTTGATAAAATTGCCTGACTCTTAA